aagataaataaaaagaggaaaaaatgtaagaaaaaaaagaaaaaaagaggAAATTTAAGggaaaaagaagaagaaaaaagtaatatatattataatggaaaaaacaaaaaaaatcaatCAAACTGTAAgaaacataatataaacctaaagaataatttaaataataacaatgatttattaaataataattataatatatgtaacaATTGCTATAATTGTGAACAAATGATTTCACAAAATGAGACATATGTACCTTATGGATATTATGAAGAAATAGATTATATAGAAGATGATGATTCattttgtaataaaatTTCTAAAGAAAAGATTGAATTAGTAAATGGAAATTCAAAAGATAAaggaatatattataaaaattatttagGAAATAAGGAAGAAAATGATTATAGAACTAAAGACCAAACTCATTTGGGTATAGAACTAATTGAAGAAGAATTTAATGGTAGAAATGGTGACCtagatgaagaaaatattgattacaataaagaaagaattagagaaaatatttatcatgGTCTTGAAGAAATTGAAGAAGAAATTAAAGAAAGAATGGAAGAAATAATTGATGATGGAAGAGAAAtagaaaatgaagaaaatattgattatgataataatgatataaagaaaagaagGTTTCATGGAGATCAGGAAAATATTACAAGTTTATTTGAAAGAACACAAAAATCtgtaaaatataacagTGATGAAAGTGAAGAATTAAGTGAGGCAGAAAGCAATGGAGGAATTCCAGAACAAATTGCATACGGTAATGAAGATGTTGTATCTGGAAGCGATGAAAATTGTGatgtagaaaaaaatacagAAATGGAAGAGGCGAATGAGTATGGTAGCGAAGATAATTCTTGTGCAAC
Above is a genomic segment from Plasmodium reichenowi strain SY57 chromosome Unknown, whole genome shotgun sequence containing:
- a CDS encoding serine/threonine protein kinase, FIKK family: MGNFCKYNYMETNRLLYMKCLKCNNSPMYTISKKDEYKKKESWNFVNSLLSRSIILFTLTFLFLNILNCVNYNQYDYPSQHIINNSIRSLSDYSSSDDNLSDEQKYSTTSDDSEEEKKYNEKINKKRKKCKKKKKKRGNLREKEEEKSNIYYNGKNKKNQSNCKKHNINLKNNLNNNNDLLNNNYNICNNCYNCEQMISQNETYVPYGYYEEIDYIEDDDSFCNKISKEKIELVNGNSKDKGIYYKNYLGNKEENDYRTKDQTHLGIELIEEEFNGRNGDLDEENIDYNKERIRENIYHGLEEIEEEIKERMEEIIDDGREIENEENIDYDNNDIKKRRFHGDQENITSLFERTQKSVKYNSDESEELSEAESNGGIPEQIAYGNEDVVSGSDENCDVEKNTEMEEANEYGSEDNSCATEEGSDTDLEENREEGIEDGIIGLIQNIFQGSDKEDEEEKEKNNKKKNVYNWKSGKKALGKLLSNSDNLSVN